In the Triticum aestivum cultivar Chinese Spring chromosome 2B, IWGSC CS RefSeq v2.1, whole genome shotgun sequence genome, CTCCTGTACAAAGTGATGGCACTCCAGTTACTCATCAGAAAAACATAATAACTTGAAAGTCTTCAACTTTTCATCACCAGACTTGGTTGTGATAGTTAAGAGATACCGTAAAATTTACCTTTGTGATGTGCAGGTCTGTACTTGCCATAGGTTTCACTTCCATTGGTTTTGGCTGATGATCTGGAGCTCTGCTGCACAATTCCTGTTTCAAGTCATGGCAGTGCGCGTTCAACTCCGATGATTCTGCTCTCTCTTTGAGAATTTGTTCCTCGAGCAAGTAAATCTTTCTGTGCAATTCCTCTGCTTCTTTCTCTTTGAGCTCGAACCGGCTCGTCATTTTGTTCTTCTGGGCTTCGGAAGCGTCCAGTGCAGTTATgtaggctgatgacaagttcttcTGCGTCTCCAATTTAATTTCCAGCTGGCCGGCATTCTCCTTGAGGCTCTTGATTTCAGCTTGCGCCGACTTGAGTTGAGATTCCAGTTGTGCAATCAACGGCCCTTGTTTGTCCAGAGTCTCTTCAAGCATGTTAACCTTCTCATTCAGGGCAAAGACGTCTGAATTGGCGGCCTGGAGTCGAGATCTGAGCTCATTTCTCTCTGCTTCCAGCGCTTGGAGATCACGGCACCGCTTTGCGGATTCAACAGACAATGCCTTATCTTGCTGCTCCAGGCCACACACCTTTTTTTGGAATGACACAATTTCTTGTCCTGCCAGCTCCAGCTCAATCTCTGCACCCTTGATCTTTGCCTCCAGAGCATCGACGGCACGACATTTCTCTGTGAGCCTCCTCTCTAGCAGGGTGATCTTGTCGCTGTATTTTCTGGCGTCAGACTCGAGCTGAGCACGCAGCTCTTTCGTCTCCGACTCGAGCGCATCCATCTGCTGGTATTTTGTTGCCAGCTCCAGCGTTAGCGCCTTTTCCGAGTCCAGCCGTTCCTCCAGGATGCGCCCCTTGTCCAACAGGCTCGTGATCTCGCCATGGGCCATCTCAAGTCTaccctccagatcgttcctcttcctCTCCGCGTCTTGCATTTCGGCCTCCATGGCATGCCTCTCTCCGTTGACGAGATTCAGCTGCCTCTGCATCTCAACTGATCTCTCCTTTGCCACCATTGCCCGATGGCGGCAAGCCCTCAGCTCGCGCTGGGCTTCGTGCAAGGCTTTATCCTTCTCGGCCGCCATCTTCCTGGCCTTCTCCATCTGACCACCGGTGTCCTCGGCATAATTGCTCCTGGAGACGGCGCCGTTGGCTGACGCAAGCTTCTCCATCTCAAGGAAGTCATCCATCACAGCGATGTCGACTGTGGTTGCTAGGCTTGCACTCCTTGTCTCGGTCTTGTACTGGTCGAGCTCGGTGATGAGAGCCGATGCCCATGAGTCGGAGCAGTCCGACTGGCAGTCCGTCACCGACTCGGCACAGAGGGAGCTCGGAGTGCGCCGGAGGTCGCTGCTGAAGGAGGGCCTACGTGCAGTGGCCTGCCCAAAACTCCAGAAATGTTAGCTTCCAACACAGGAGGACAAGAATCGTCCTCTTCACATAATATAATGCCTCCAATGAAACTACGAAGAACGAAGGATGTCATCACCTGCAGTTTTCTGCACTCGTCTTCGAGCTTGGCCGCCTTCCTGATGCTCTCGAGCTGCTGCTtgctcgcc is a window encoding:
- the LOC123044728 gene encoding filament-like plant protein 3, which codes for MDRRSWPWRRKSISDKAPAPTKTDSSASCPSETLTDEQDTTLKSSPESPEVASKEAQDNSNVKVKVLSERLPSVVSDIRAKDDLVKQHSKVAEEAVLGWEKAENEMASLKAQLNAATVKNSTLDGALKECVRQLRRAKEEQDQKVQGALALQSRQWESDKTDLELRIVELKAKLEAKSESTVTSDGDASSRLASLEKENSALKAQLLARTEELGLRTIEKELNRRAAEAASKQQLESIRKAAKLEDECRKLQATARRPSFSSDLRRTPSSLCAESVTDCQSDCSDSWASALITELDQYKTETRSASLATTVDIAVMDDFLEMEKLASANGAVSRSNYAEDTGGQMEKARKMAAEKDKALHEAQRELRACRHRAMVAKERSVEMQRQLNLVNGERHAMEAEMQDAERKRNDLEGRLEMAHGEITSLLDKGRILEERLDSEKALTLELATKYQQMDALESETKELRAQLESDARKYSDKITLLERRLTEKCRAVDALEAKIKGAEIELELAGQEIVSFQKKVCGLEQQDKALSVESAKRCRDLQALEAERNELRSRLQAANSDVFALNEKVNMLEETLDKQGPLIAQLESQLKSAQAEIKSLKENAGQLEIKLETQKNLSSAYITALDASEAQKNKMTSRFELKEKEAEELHRKIYLLEEQILKERAESSELNAHCHDLKQELCSRAPDHQPKPMEVKPMASTDLHITKEKELARAAGKLADCQKTIASLSAQLKTLSDFDEFIIPDPGVENHDINLAKSWRSEAV